TGCTGTCTACATTGTAGAGATGTGTCCTATTTTGTGCCTCCTGTTTGCAGGTTACTAATTAGATTAACTCAGCTCACCTGGGTCTGGTGTGCTGAGGCTTCTTAAGCTGCAGTATCCTCggcctctccccctctctctccatgcTGTTTCCACAGGCACACCGAGCTTTGGTTAGGTTATGGTTGGTTATGTTGTCTTAGGTTTGCCTTTTGCTTGCCTTTTGCTGAGTTCACACTTTGCAataccaacacacactcacccagcACACCCTACTCCACTGATTTCTACATCCCATTCTGTATATAGTTAATTTGGTCTAATTTGGTTTAGTTTGATTTAATAAAGTattgtttaaacatttaacatgGTGTCATCTCCCACACTTGTCATGACCTGGCTCAAATGGTCATAACAAAGACATATACTGCAGCTTAAGAAGTCTCAGCACACCAGACCCAGGTGAGCTGATACTCTAATTAGTAACCTGCAAACAGGAGGCACAAAATAGGACACAATGTAGACCGCAAAAACACTCAAATGACCCCAAAGGGTcgtcatcatcacacacacatattgtaatGCCACTGATTACATCATATCTTTTTAAAGCTGGTTGAAGCTACAGTGTATGTCATCATCATGAGATTTGCTCTAAATCTTATGTATTTAGTATAGTGAAGAGTTATACTGAGATTTGCAACATGTGTGATATCTTCCATCCATTTTCCAACAACTgttcaaaaagaaaattgccTTTAAAATAAGAGTTTGTTAAGTTTATTGTATAAGAAAACATGTTAACATATACTTGATGATGAACATGATGTATACAGTGATTACAGCAGCTAGTTATTTTTCATGCAGGTGTGAAATGTCTTTACAGTAGTCAGTAGTTTCCACCAGAAGGTACACAAAAAGATTACTGAATAGCGATTACAGGTTACTACCATATTAACCAAAGTCCTGCCATCTGTATGTATGTGGCATATTGATCAGTTTAcagatgaaacaaacaaactttaaaatgcaTTGACCCCATAAATGCTATGCTGTTACAATTTCAAGCACTAAATATAAAATCTTAAGGTTAACCTTAACAAACCTCAACCCTAACAACCCTAAAACCTAAAAGCTAGGGTTGTggataataatgtaaataatatttCTAATTTAGTGGACTGAAGGTGACATCATTTACAAGAACATCATTTGCATGAGTATTTTGATCTCAAGATGGCAGCATATCCTGGTTTGACCTCAATGATTCTGGATACAGTCTGTTGTACCAGCAGTGAACCACTGAAAAATGTTAAGCAACTATACTGTACTTTCATAGCTTAAGTTACTAAATTAAGCTATTTTCTCATTAAAGTATTGTTGCCTAACATTTGCAAGGTTGGGTAAAGTTACAATTCCCTTCTGTCTTCTCATGAGAAGTACATAGTTGCTGCTCAGCAACTATGTTGAGTTCCAGGCAGCGTACAAAGCACAGACATTCTTGTGCAGGTCATGTATCTGGTTTAATGAAATGTCATCAGGCTCAAGCGGAGGGAGACAACAGACATGTCCCTCTCTGTAAAcctgtttgtttgctttctaCCCATTTAGGCAATGCTGAAGGTTTCATAATCACGGCTGTTTTCCTGAAACATAACCGGGCAACATTAGACATTTGGTGTTAAACTctcattaatttatttaaactgaaCCAGGAGAAGGTCTTACCTCTTTATCCACAGCAGAACTACGTCTCTGCCTCCTTTaacaatgaaatacaaaaaggaTGTACATTGACCTCTTCCAACATTTCGTGACAgtcataaaatgaaatgttacaGTCCAAAATCAAGAGTGTTGTGTTTAACTTAACTTACCATGCCCAGATAATAACCAGTGGAAGCAACAGGCCAATACAGACTTTGACTCCAATACCAACAAAGATGATGACACGGTTAACTGTTAGTAgagtttgaaaaaaactgtgtgAGAAATGAAACTAACAGCATCTCATATTTTCAAATATAGTTAGAAATGTTCAGCAAATACATTGTAAAAATGTAGTCCATTTTTGAAATTCCACAATACTATATTTTCTTAAAATCAGCCCATTTTAACAAGCAGTTTGGTATTCAACTGTAGATTTATGGTTGTGATTCTCTTTCCACCAtgggcgattccaggatttttttagctaaataaaacatcacactcattattagtttcacttgttttcattttaaacaaattgtgtatccgaatacaatacacattttctataggctcagtctgccactttttaaaaaaacatttccagtgCTGATTctatggtatcagaattttggatatttatcatggaaacattaattggtcatgtgacaagggctgggcaaactggcagaacaggcagcaaagtgacagtgctctgatccaatggaaatcacaattgtcagattgactgcactctagcccaatggattgggcTAATCTGCTAATTTGCAACATTAGAACTATCATtccctatctatctatcattgaTTGgatgatcaatatcaatacaaTCGCTGAACACATTGTAATCTGCTCATCTTCCCTGCATACTCACTGTCTGCATCACCCGCTGTCAGCAGCACCTCAGTTGAGTTGTTTTGCCCCAGTGGGTTCCTGGCCTGGCAGAGGTAGAGTCCAGAGTGGGACGCCTCCACAGAGGGGAGAGACAGCACCTGTCCTGAGCCCACCTGGAACAGGGAGCTGGAACTGGAAACAGAAGCCCTGTACCAGGTGTAGTTGTCTGTTGCAGGGTTAGCaacactgctgcagctcagaTTCACACTGCTGCCCTCTGTCAGGTGACCAGAATAACTTATCTCAACAGATACATTCAACGGTGGGTCTGTATAAAAAACACAACCACTGTGCTGTTGTATACATTCACTCAGAGGATGtaagtttaaaagaaaataataatggaAGATCCTGACCATTTGTAGCTAAATTGTCAAAGCATATTCCTTTAAAGATTTAAAGACagagttcaacattttgggaaatatgcgtatttgctttattgctgagaggtggatgagaagattgataccactctcatatctgtatgGTAAATACAAAGGTATACCAGCAGGAGTTGGTTAGCTTACCTtaacataaagactggaaacaggtcAAAAAGCTAGCCTGGCTGTGACTAAAAGAGCCAGCGGGAGCTCCTCTCAGTTAGACATGAGTTCACCTGAAATTTTGGGGGCCTCTAAAATATTTACAATATGCTTTTTTGCCATGCATTTCTATTTTTCTGTATCTTCATCATCATGGGTAAAATTAGGCTATtattgatgtactgtatgttaattCATGAGAATGATTCATCACTAATTCGCTTCACAGTAATAAAGATACCGCCATATGGTTACATGCTATTCTTGCCACCACCGTCGGAGCATTGCAGTGCAATATAAAAAATGAGTGCGctgtagaggtgctggtaggtggatttgttatttttggacagagccaggctagcttttcCCCTCTGTTTACAGTCTTTgcactaagctaagctaactggctgctggtggTAGCCTCTTATTTAATGGTCAGGCATGACAGtggcatcaatcttctcatctaactcaatAAGtagtttcccaaaatgttgaactattcctttagaTTTATGCATCACAGAGTGAAATAGCAGTTTCTCAACCAACAATGTCATAATAAACATACTTACACTGAACATCCAGAGCCACAGAGTCAGATAGCACTGACTCCTGTCCTTCGACAGCACATAAATAATTCCCAGAATCCTCTGCTTGAGCCTGGAACACTGGTTTGGCTACTGGACGCCCATCTTTAAACCAAACT
This sequence is a window from Sander vitreus isolate 19-12246 chromosome 6, sanVit1, whole genome shotgun sequence. Protein-coding genes within it:
- the LOC144519960 gene encoding B-cell receptor CD22-like isoform X1 encodes the protein MDKMIAMLVLLILKPESVSAGWSVTFENPNPCASKGSSVHLRCSYNYTDGETVIKTAWYKGELIDGNWTRVKLSDLPSYQNRFKYLGDQQHDCSLAIDDLQDNDTGHYYFRFDTQTYGRRSKKSMYLSVTELSARVYPDRVRAGNTVTLECRTSCQLSNTVWFKDGRPVAKPVFQAQAEDSGNYLCAVEGQESVLSDSVALDVQYPPLNVSVEISYSGHLTEGSSVNLSCSSVANPATDNYTWYRASVSSSSSLFQVGSGQVLSLPSVEASHSGLYLCQARNPLGQNNSTEVLLTAGDADINRVIIFVGIGVKVCIGLLLPLVIIWAWRQRRSSAVDKEENSRDYETFSIA
- the LOC144519960 gene encoding B-cell receptor CD22-like isoform X2, with amino-acid sequence MDKMIAMLVLLILKPESVSAGWSVTFENPNPCASKGSSVHLRFDTQTYGRRSKKSMYLSVTELSARVYPDRVRAGNTVTLECRTSCQLSNTVWFKDGRPVAKPVFQAQAEDSGNYLCAVEGQESVLSDSVALDVQYPPLNVSVEISYSGHLTEGSSVNLSCSSVANPATDNYTWYRASVSSSSSLFQVGSGQVLSLPSVEASHSGLYLCQARNPLGQNNSTEVLLTAGDADINRVIIFVGIGVKVCIGLLLPLVIIWAWRQRRSSAVDKEENSRDYETFSIA